From the Granulicella sp. L56 genome, the window AAAGCCCGCTCCGGCACCTACACCGACAGTGCCATGAAGAATGTCTCAGCGGACCGCATCGCAAGGTTTTTCACAAAAGTAGCGAGCGGATACCGGGTTAACAAAGCGATCCGCGATCTATGTGTCTTTGCGCGTCAGGATGTCACCAAGGACCCGCCATTTTCAAGCCTGGATCTTATCTCGTGCCGAAATTTCCTGATCTACGTTCAACCGGAGCTGCAGGAAAGAATCATCTCGACCTTCCACTACGCCTTGAATTCATCTGGATTTCTGCTGTTGGGAAATGCCGAGAGCGCAGCCTCTTATCCGCAGATATTCACGCCGCTCAATAAGAAGAGCAAGATCTATTCCAAAAAGGTTGGCAACCACCGTCAACAGCGCATGTTCAAGACAAGCAGGACTCCCATTCAAGCGACTGCATTGCCCGTAACGAAAGCGCAACCCATCAGCCGCGCCAGCCAGAATGAAGCGGAGCTGCAACAACTCGCAGATCGAATCGTGCTGAAGGAGTGCGCCCCGCCGGGTGTGATCGTGAACGACACCCTCGAAATCCTCCAGTTTCGCGGGCGAACCAGCCCCTACCTGGAGCCTGCATCAGGACGTGCGAACCTCAACATCCTGAATATGGTCCGCGAAGAGCTTGCCATCGCCCTGCGTACCACCATTGCCTTGGCCAGAAAAAGAGCTGTTCCAGTCAAGAAAAATGTCATTTTTGAACACGGCAATAAGAAGCGTGCAGTACATTTGTCCGTGGTTCCCATGGATGAACTGGCTTCCGGGATGGGGCGGTGTTATCTCATCCTCTTTGAAGACGCAGCCCTTCCGATCGAGCCGCATGACAAAACGGGTTCGCGCCTGCCTTTGAAGGCAAGCGATGTTGCTCGGAAAGCACTCCTTGAACAGAAGCGTGAATTGCAAGCAGCACGCTCTCTGCTGAAGGAACACCTGGGAGCGCAAGAGGCGCTGCGCGAAGACTATCAGTCTGCAAACGAAGAGATGCTCTCCGCGAATGAAGAGCTGCAAAGCACAAATGAAGAGCTGGAAACCTCGAAAGAGGAGCTGCAAGCTACCAATGAAGAACTGAATACGGTCAACGATGAGTTGAACAGCAACAATTCCACCCTTCACCTGCTTGGCAATGACCTGAAGAATCTGCTCGAAAGCACCGTAATTCCTATCGTGATGGTGGATAAGGGCCTGTGTATACGTCGCATGACTCCTACGGCGGAGACCGTCTTTAAAGTGCTTCCCTCGGATATCGGACGGCCCATTACCGATATCAGGCCGGACCTCGACGTTGATTTGAAACCATTGCTTACAACCGTTCTTCGGGATGTGGTGAACCTCGAACGAGAGGTGCAGGATCAGCATGGCCATTGGTATCGGCTGCAGATAAAACCCTACAAAACGCTCGATGACCGCATCGATGGCGCGGTCTTGATCCTCATGGATATCAATGTCATCAAGAAGCGCAATCAGGAACTGGTGCTTGCGGGCGAGTTTACGAAGTCCATTATCGATACCATGCCGGAGCCTGTGCTGGTATTGAGCGCCGGCTTGCGTATAGTGATGGCCAATCATGCGTTTTACCAAGCCTTTGAAGTGGAGCCAGAGGCAACTCTGAATCAACTTGTCTATAACCTTGGGGATGGACAGTGGAATAAGCCTGACTTGCGAGTTCTGCTGGAGGAAGTTCTGCCGCACGACAGAAATTTCTTGAATCATGAAGTCATCTACGACTTCCCGGGCATCGGCTGGAAATCCTTCATGCTAAGCGGGCGCTACATGGTGCAGGAGCCGGATACGGCCCCCCTGATTCTCTTGTCGCTCACGGATATGACCAAACGAAAGAAGATCGAAGTTGCGCTGATTCAGGCAGAGAAGCTGGCGATTGCGAGCCGTCTGGCGGCGACGATCGCTCATGAGATCAACAACCCGCTGGAGGCGATTACGAACCTTCTTTATCTCGCCTCGACCGGCGATGATGCAGCAGCCACAAAATTATATGCAGCCCAGGCGCTCGAAGAGGTAGCGCGCGTGTCCCACATCACGCAGCAAACCCTCAAGTTCTATCGGCAATCTACGGCTCCATCGTCGGTGCAGGTCTCCGAGATTCTGGATTCTCTACTGGTGCTGTACCACGGAAGGCTACTGGCCAATAACATCTCGGTCCATCGCCA encodes:
- a CDS encoding chemotaxis protein CheB encodes the protein MPSSQVQSPSLRSASPEIPVVAIGASAGGLEALTAILRALPTDIAMAFMLIQHLDPKRHSILPELLSKATRIPVLEAIDAMKIESNRVYVMPSNVDISITDGHFGLTPRILDHKQHLPIDIFMRSLADVRKSQAIGVILSGTASDGTAGVEAIRAEGGVTFAQDPETAKFDGMPRSAIESGCIDFVLPPEKIAAELSWMSSHPNARRKSVDSLEEPKDDDHVFDSILRLVSTSQGADFTKYKPNTIHRRTQQRMAALSIVSLAAYLTYLGEHPEEVATLSNHVLIPVTEFFRNPEVFEDLASTVYPAIVGERADGTLRIWVVACSSGEEVYSLAITLLEFLGARADRIRIQIFGTDISEKVIAKARSGTYTDSAMKNVSADRIARFFTKVASGYRVNKAIRDLCVFARQDVTKDPPFSSLDLISCRNFLIYVQPELQERIISTFHYALNSSGFLLLGNAESAASYPQIFTPLNKKSKIYSKKVGNHRQQRMFKTSRTPIQATALPVTKAQPISRASQNEAELQQLADRIVLKECAPPGVIVNDTLEILQFRGRTSPYLEPASGRANLNILNMVREELAIALRTTIALARKRAVPVKKNVIFEHGNKKRAVHLSVVPMDELASGMGRCYLILFEDAALPIEPHDKTGSRLPLKASDVARKALLEQKRELQAARSLLKEHLGAQEALREDYQSANEEMLSANEELQSTNEELETSKEELQATNEELNTVNDELNSNNSTLHLLGNDLKNLLESTVIPIVMVDKGLCIRRMTPTAETVFKVLPSDIGRPITDIRPDLDVDLKPLLTTVLRDVVNLEREVQDQHGHWYRLQIKPYKTLDDRIDGAVLILMDINVIKKRNQELVLAGEFTKSIIDTMPEPVLVLSAGLRIVMANHAFYQAFEVEPEATLNQLVYNLGDGQWNKPDLRVLLEEVLPHDRNFLNHEVIYDFPGIGWKSFMLSGRYMVQEPDTAPLILLSLTDMTKRKKIEVALIQAEKLAIASRLAATIAHEINNPLEAITNLLYLASTGDDAAATKLYAAQALEEVARVSHITQQTLKFYRQSTAPSSVQVSEILDSLLVLYHGRLLANNISVHRQYREGPPVLCLAGDLRQIFANIIGNAVDAMKSGGSLTIRVSASFDWRNQERRGVRTTIADSGTGMDTNTLRKMFEPFFTTKGETGTGLGMWVSAQLVERLQADLRVSSTMRPGRSGFAFSLFLPLELSK